The sequence CAGCATGCGGCGGCCAAACTCTTCATAACAGTTAGGCGCGGTAACCTCGGTGATGAGCAATTGTGGTGATACGTCAGGCCACGCCTCGGCCAGCCCCGGCCCGGTGTCCCCGGTATAGAATAGCGTTTTGCCATCTGGAGACGTAACTTGATAACCTACGGTGGGTGCCGAATGAGTTACCGGAACGGGTAGAATTTCATAGCCAGAAATCTTGAATGTTTTGTTTGGCTCAACGACCGTGAATTTGATTCTAGGGTTTTCCGGTGGCCTTTCCAAGAAGCTGGCATAGATGGTGCCATTGAGCCAGTGTGATGCCAGGGCATCCCTGACTGCCTGCGTGGCATAAACCGGGACGCTGGTCTCGTAGAAGAGCGCGTTCATGCCCAGCGCCGGCACATCTCTCATGTGGTCGTAGTGATGGTGGGTAAGCAGAATCGCCTCGAGATTTAGTTGGGCTTCAATCGACAGGCTGGAGGTGAGCCCGCCGGCATCGAGCGCCAGGGCATCATCAATCAATATGCTGACCAGCCTGGTGGTGGCCGATTCGCAGTTGTGCGCGCCCAGAAACTGAATTTTCAACTTATCTATTTCTCCTGTCTAGTTGGCAATGCGGAAAGGGTTGAACTTAGTATCGTAATCATAGGTATCAGTGGCCTCTCTCCTCTTCATCCAGTTGACCATGACGTAGGTGAGGGGGGTGGCCAGGGCTTCAATGAGCGTCTTGGCCAGCCAGTGATAGAGAATCATGATGGGTACAAAGGACGGCGTGCCGATGAAGGCCACGGTGACGAAAATCGCTGTGTCCAGCCCCTGCCCAATGATGGTGGAGCCGATGGTGCGACTCCACAGCCAGCGACCCCGCGTCATAATCTTCATTTTGGACAGAATGAAGGAGTTGGCGAACTCGCCGACCAGGTAGCCCAGAAATGAGGCGGCCAGCAACCTCGGCGTATAGCCCAGAATGCGCTGGTAGGCCTCCTGCCCTTCCCAGAAAGGCGCGGCGGGTAGTACCTGCCCCACCCAGACAAAGAAGACGAAGATAAGGTTGCAGAGAAAGCCGAGCCATATAACCCGGCGTGCCAGACGGTAGCCGTAGACCTCCGTGAGGGCGTCCCCGAAGATGTAGCTCAAAGGGAAGATGAAAATGGCCGCTGGCAGGAGGAATGGGCCAAGGCTGATGACCTTGACGGCGGTGACATTGGCGGTAATGAGACAGGTGATGAAGAGGGCGATGAATATCACCAGTCGGTGCGAGACACTCATATCATATCCAGCGGTTTCGGCGGAAGAAGTAGAGCATGCCGCCGATGATGGCGAGGCAGATGAAAAAGACAAAGAGTGCCGAGTATGCGGAATTGCCAAAAGGCCCCAGAGGGATGTTCATGCCGAAGATGCTCGCCACCACGGTAATCGGCAGCAGGATGGTGGCGATGACGGTCAGCATGCGTATGACCTCGTTGGTGCGGTTGGTGGCCAGCGAATCGTGCGTATCATTGAGGCCCTCAATGATTTCCTTGTATTCATCCAGGCCGTCCCATATCTTATCGACGTGGTCAACCGTGTCGCCGAAGTAGACGGCCAGGTCCATCTTGGTGAACCGCCGTATCTTCGGTTCCAGTGTAGCGATGACCGCCCTCATCGGCCAGATGATGCGGCGGAAGGAGATAACATCGCGCCTCAGGACGGAAATATCCTCGATGGCCCGCGGTATTCGTTTGCTGGCGAAGACATTGTCTTCGGTTTCTTCAATATTAGCGCTTATCCGATTTAGAATCGGAATACAGTAGTCAATGAGCCGGTCAATGATACGATAGAGCAGGTACCCCGACCCCTGGCTGAAGTTTTCCTGTCGTGCCTCCTCCTCAAGCTGGCACTCCCGGAACAGTTTCACCAGTGGCTTGAGGTCGCCTTTATGCAGCGTAATCAGGTAATTGGCACCGATAAACACGGAGACCTGGCTGGGCGTGGTCAGTCTGGCATCTTTGTTGAATACCGGGAAGTGCAGCACCAGAAACAGGTAATCCCGGTACTCATCTATTTTGGGCCGCTGGATGCGGCTGAGGCAGTCATCAAGGTCGAGGGGGTGGAAGGGGAAATTCTGCGCCAGGTATTCGGTATCCCGCTCGGTGGGCTTTTCAATATCGAACCAGGTCAGACCATTCCATTCGACCGATTCAATATTTAATCCTTTGCCTTTTTCTTTGACCTCGACCTCTCGAATTGCCATAGCGATATCCTCTCCTGGATTTTCAGGAGTATGTTATAGACACGATTTATTCTACCATAATATATTAGAAGGTGAACAGATTGGCGCCGCCGCTTACTTCAATGGTCTCTCCGGTAATGAAGCTCGATTCTTCCGAAGCCAGGAAAGCGAGGACGTTGCTCACCTCCTGCGGGTCACCCATCCGGCGCATCGCCATGCGCTTGATGATGCGCTCCTGAAACTCCGGAGTAACCTCATGAAAGCCACCGGCGTCGAAGACGCCCAGTACCAGCGCGTTGCAGGTAACACCCTTTCTGGCGCCCTCCAGTGCCGCCGTCCTCATAAGGCCGATGAGACCCGCCTTGGTGGCGGCATAGCTGCACTGTCCCATACCCCCCTGGGTGCCGGAGATAGAAGAAATATTGATAATGCGACCCCAGCCGCGCTCCACCATGCCCGGCATGCAGCATTTGATGGTGTTGAAAGCGCCGGTCAGGTTGACCGACAGGTCGCGGTCCCAGTCTTTCTTCTCGGTATTGATAATGGTAGCCGCGCGCACGATACCGGAAGCAGCGTTGTTGACCAGGATTTCGACAGGACCGAGTGCTTCTTCTATCTGCTTTACCCCCCGCTGCACATCATCCAGTTCCGACACGTCCATCTTGATGGCAGTGGCGTTTCTGCCCAGATTTTGAATTTGTTCGGCTACAGCCTCGGCCTTACCCATGTGAGTGTACCCGGCAACGGCCACGTGGCAGCCGACTTTGGCCAGGGTCAAACAGTGCACGCTGCCCAGTCCACCAGAGCCGCCGGTAACCAGAGCCACTTTTCCGTCAATGGTCATATGTCTTTTTCTCCTTGTCTCGACACGCTCGTCGGAAGTTCTACTTGTAATCGTAAAAACCCTTGCCTGTTTTACGCCCGAGCCACCCTGCGGTAACCATCTTCTCCAGCAGGACTGGGGGAGCAAACTGAGGGTCCTTGAATTTATCGTACATGGCGCTGGCGATATAGTAAAACGTGTCCAGGCCTACCAGGTCTGCCACGGCCAGCGGGCCTATGGGGTGATTTAAACCAAGCATCATGCCATTGTCGATGTCTTCTTTGCTGGCCACCCCTGCTTCCAGCATCCGGATGGCGTTCATTACCTGGGGAACCATCAGGCGGTTGACGATAAAGCCGGGTGAGTCCGGAGCGGTGATAACGGTCTTCCCCAGCGACCGCCCGAAATTCCGGATGATTTCCAGAGTCTCCTCACTGGTGGCAACTGTCCTGCCTACCTCCAGCAGTTTCATTAAAGGCGGTGGATTGAAAAAGTGCATTCCAAGCACTTTGTCCGGCCTGCTGGTGGTCATGGCCATTTCAATGATGGAAAGGCACGATGTGTTGGTGGCCAGGATGGCGTGTTTGGGGCAGACCGAGTCCAGTTCGGCGAATATCTTCTTTTTCAATTCCAGGTTTTCAATCGCTGCCTCGATGACGAGGTCGCAGCTGCTTAAGTCCTTCATACTGGTGGTGCCTTTGATACGGGAGACGGTAGCCTCTTTATCCTGCGGTGTGATTCTCTCCTTCTCCACCGCTTTGGCCAGTGACGAATTGATTGCGGCCAGCCCCTTGTTTAACAGCTCCTCATTTATCTCAGAGACAGTCACCTGGTAGCCGGACTGGGCGCTTACCTGTGCAATACCACCACCCATCTGCCCGCAGCCGACGACACCAACTTGCTTGATTTCCATAGCGCTCCGTCCCTCCAGTTTTATTTGGCTTTGAAGTCAGGCTTTCTCTTTTCCACGAAGGCGGTCGTCCCTTCGGTGAAATCTTCCGTGCTCATCACGCAGGCTTCCAGCGCGTTTTCCAGTCGCAGGCCGTCTTCAAGCGTGAGGCTGCTGCCTCTGATCATCGCCTCCTTGGCCGCCCGGACCGCCAGAGGTCCGGCTTGGCAGATTGTCTCCGCCCATTCCCGTGCCGTGGGCATCACCGTCTCCGGCGGAACAACCGTGTTGACCAGACC comes from Chloroflexota bacterium and encodes:
- a CDS encoding MBL fold metallo-hydrolase, which translates into the protein MKIQFLGAHNCESATTRLVSILIDDALALDAGGLTSSLSIEAQLNLEAILLTHHHYDHMRDVPALGMNALFYETSVPVYATQAVRDALASHWLNGTIYASFLERPPENPRIKFTVVEPNKTFKISGYEILPVPVTHSAPTVGYQVTSPDGKTLFYTGDTGPGLAEAWPDVSPQLLITEVTAPNCYEEFGRRMLHLTPNLLKEELLVFQKSKGYLPQVFLVHMNPRQEKEIEAEVEQLSDELGTSIRLAYEGLVVQL
- a CDS encoding queuosine precursor transporter, coding for MSVSHRLVIFIALFITCLITANVTAVKVISLGPFLLPAAIFIFPLSYIFGDALTEVYGYRLARRVIWLGFLCNLIFVFFVWVGQVLPAAPFWEGQEAYQRILGYTPRLLAASFLGYLVGEFANSFILSKMKIMTRGRWLWSRTIGSTIIGQGLDTAIFVTVAFIGTPSFVPIMILYHWLAKTLIEALATPLTYVMVNWMKRREATDTYDYDTKFNPFRIAN
- the corA gene encoding magnesium/cobalt transporter CorA — protein: MAIREVEVKEKGKGLNIESVEWNGLTWFDIEKPTERDTEYLAQNFPFHPLDLDDCLSRIQRPKIDEYRDYLFLVLHFPVFNKDARLTTPSQVSVFIGANYLITLHKGDLKPLVKLFRECQLEEEARQENFSQGSGYLLYRIIDRLIDYCIPILNRISANIEETEDNVFASKRIPRAIEDISVLRRDVISFRRIIWPMRAVIATLEPKIRRFTKMDLAVYFGDTVDHVDKIWDGLDEYKEIIEGLNDTHDSLATNRTNEVIRMLTVIATILLPITVVASIFGMNIPLGPFGNSAYSALFVFFICLAIIGGMLYFFRRNRWI
- a CDS encoding SDR family oxidoreductase; the protein is MTIDGKVALVTGGSGGLGSVHCLTLAKVGCHVAVAGYTHMGKAEAVAEQIQNLGRNATAIKMDVSELDDVQRGVKQIEEALGPVEILVNNAASGIVRAATIINTEKKDWDRDLSVNLTGAFNTIKCCMPGMVERGWGRIINISSISGTQGGMGQCSYAATKAGLIGLMRTAALEGARKGVTCNALVLGVFDAGGFHEVTPEFQERIIKRMAMRRMGDPQEVSNVLAFLASEESSFITGETIEVSGGANLFTF
- a CDS encoding 3-hydroxybutyryl-CoA dehydrogenase, whose amino-acid sequence is MEIKQVGVVGCGQMGGGIAQVSAQSGYQVTVSEINEELLNKGLAAINSSLAKAVEKERITPQDKEATVSRIKGTTSMKDLSSCDLVIEAAIENLELKKKIFAELDSVCPKHAILATNTSCLSIIEMAMTTSRPDKVLGMHFFNPPPLMKLLEVGRTVATSEETLEIIRNFGRSLGKTVITAPDSPGFIVNRLMVPQVMNAIRMLEAGVASKEDIDNGMMLGLNHPIGPLAVADLVGLDTFYYIASAMYDKFKDPQFAPPVLLEKMVTAGWLGRKTGKGFYDYK